In a single window of the Raphanus sativus cultivar WK10039 chromosome 9, ASM80110v3, whole genome shotgun sequence genome:
- the LOC108820237 gene encoding ankyrin repeat-containing protein BDA1-like: MDPKLLWITRSGNVDALYSLIAKEPCLLKNLDVLPFIHTPLHEASSTGKTNLAMELIVLQPSFAKKLNTEGFSPLHLAVENHHSDLAKELILFDSTLVRTPGRGGMTPLHHVVTIGDLDLLAEFLVICPESIRDHLRMHCLLHLTVLISHFHDCGGSIKIKIEKSDRKRKKRERNFVYINEKSDEFVHLYY; the protein is encoded by the exons ATGGATCCGAAATTGCTTTGGATTACTCGATCTGGTAACGTCGATGCTTTGTATTCACTTATTGCAAAGGAACCATGTCTTCTTAAGAACTTAGACGTTTTACCCTTCATCCACACACCTCTCCACGAGGCTTCATCTACGGGGAAGACAAACTTGGCGATGGAGTTGATAGTTCTTCAGCCGTCTTTTGCCAAGAAATTGAACACGGAGGGGTTTAGTCCGTTACATCTCGCTGTTGAAAACCACCATTCTGACTTAGCTAAAGAGCTGATTCTGTTTGATTCCACTCTTGTGCGGACTCCTGGAAGAGGAG GCATGACACCACTTCACCATGTGGTAACAATTGGTGACTTGGACCTACTTGCAGAGTTTCTTGTGATTTGTCCTGAGAGCATTAGAGATCACTTGAGAATGCATTGTTTACTACATCTAACTGTTTTGATATCCCACTTCCATGACTGTGGTGGCAGCATCAAGATCAAGAT AGAAAAATCAGAtagaaagaggaaaaagagagagagaaactttGTGTACATTAACGAAAAGAGTGATGAGTTCGTTCACCTATACTACTAA
- the LOC108819518 gene encoding DNA-directed RNA polymerase subunit 7-like protein has protein sequence MKRMFSEVEMSRDVAIPAKHLKGHSPPHQQILTRLLQELLHEKACREHGFYLAITALKSIGNNNNNNDDSDQADTLTFPVSFTCRTFLPSRGNVMVGTVMKLLFNGPNGAATAVLISSGPLRYAYLSYLKMPDYHFVPAKSEEEEACFQKDDLTKIAVGVVVRFLVLGRRFKVSPEKRRTDVYVLASVEGDDDTLGPVSLTGCDRPYM, from the coding sequence ATGAAGCGCATGTTTTCAGAAGTAGAAATGTCTCGAGACGTGGCTATACCTGCCAAACACTTGAAGGGCCATTCGCCACCACACCAACAGATTCTAACCAGACTACTCCAAGAACTGCTACACGAGAAAGCATGCAGGGAACACGGGTTCTATCTCGCCATCACCGCCTTAAAAAGCATcggtaacaacaacaacaacaacgatgATAGTGACCAAGCAGACACCCTCACATTCCCAGTCTCCTTCACATGCCGTACATTCTTGCCTTCACGAGGAAACGTCATGGTAGGGACCGTAATGAAACTCCTTTTCAACGGTCCTAACGGAGCTGCTACAGCAGTTTTGATAAGCTCTGGTCCACTCAGATACGCATACTTATCATACTTGAAAATGCCTGATTACCATTTTGTCCCGGCCAAgtctgaggaggaggaggcgtgCTTTCAGAAAGATGATCTCACCAAGATAGCTGTTGGAGTGGTTGTGCGGTTTCTGGTGCTGGGACGTCGGTTTAAGGTGAGTCCAGAGAAAAGAAGAACCGATGTTTACGTTCTGGCCTCTGTGGAAGGCGATGATGATACACTTGGACCCGTCTCTCTTACAGGGTGCGATAGGCCTTATATGTGA
- the LOC108819544 gene encoding uncharacterized calcium-binding protein At1g02270, with protein MKGRISKIGSYAISSSIKDQHQQPCISCTTFNILAPIYKRLSPKDQSIRESDNRAYWMGRNHRIIDWLLYERSSIICLQEFWVGNEELVSLYEKRLGDAGYLCYKLGRTNNRGDGLLTAVHKDYFRVVNSRDLLFNDCGDRVAQLLHVELVPPYSQYESHQQVLIVNTHLLFPHDSTLSIVRLQQVYKILQYVESYQKEVNLSPMPIMLCGDWNGSKRGHVYKFLRSQGFVSSYDTAHRYTDSDAHKWVSHRNHRGNICAVDFIWLLNPNRYRKLLKTSWSEAVFGMFRYLLRRASLTAEDAFAFLKTDNDGDYITFMGFCETLRQLNLTGHCNGLTTKEIKDLWTQADIDGNGLVDYKEFQQRIWNQNWSEQREAEDGEAKGSKEQTVGFSVKNAVLFPPEVEKGRWPENYSLSDHARLTVVFSPIRMPCSQLVS; from the exons atGAAGGGGAGAATATCAAAGATAGGAAgctatgcaatatcttcatccATTAAAGACCAGCACCAGCAACCTTGTATCTCCTGCACTACTTTCAACATCCTCGCTCCCATCTACAAACGTCTCTCTCCAAAG GATCAAAGCATCCGTGAAAGCGATAACAGAGCGTATTGGATGGGGAGGAACCACAGAATCATTGATTGGTTATTGTACGAGAGGTCTTCCATTATATGTTTGCAG GAGTTTTGGGTAGGCAACGAAGAGCTTGTTAGTTTATACGAGAAGAGACTTGGAGACGCTGGTTATCTCTGTTACAAGCTTGGCCGTACCAACAATCGTGGTGACG gtTTGCTTACGGCTGTTCATAAGGACTACTTTAGAGTTGTGAACTCGAGGGACTTGCTTTTCAACGATTGTGGTGACCGAGTTGCGCAGCTTCTACATGTAGAATTAGTGCCTCCTTACTCTCAGTATGAGTCGCATCAACAAGTTTTGATCGTCAACACTCATTTGCTCTTTCCTCATGATTCAACACTCTCTATAGTAAGATTGCAGCAG GTTTATAAGATTCTTCAGTATGTAGAATCTTATCAGAAAGAAGTTAATTTAAGTCCCATGCCTATTATGCTTTGCGG AGATTGGAACGGAAGCAAGCGAGGACATGTCTACAAGTTCCTCAGGTCACAGGGTTTTGTGTCTTCTTACGACACTGCTCATCGTTACACAGATTCAGATGCTCATAAG TGGGTAAGCCACAGGAACCACCGGGGTAACATATGTGCTGTGGACTTCATATGGCTACTAAATCCAAATCGGTATAGAAAGCTTCTAAAAACAAGTTGGAGTGAGGCTGTGTTTGGTATGTTCAGG TATCTACTGAGAAGAGCATCCCTGACAGCTGAAGATGCTTTTGCCTTTTTGAAAACCGACAATGATGGTGACTACATTACATTCATGGGCTTCTGTGAGACTCTTCGACAG CTTAATCTAACCGGTCACTGCAATGGGCTCACCACAAAGGAGATCAAAGATCTGTGGACTCAAGCTGACATTGATGGAAATGGTCTTGTAGATTACAAGGAGTTTCAG CAAAGAATATGGAACCAGAACTGGTCAGAACAGAGAGAAGCAGAGGACGGAGAAGCAAAAGGTAGCAAAGAACAAACCGTTGGTTTCAGCGTCAAGAACGCAGTCTTGTTTCCACCTGAAGTGGAAAAAGGAAGGTGGCCGGAAAATTACTCTCTCTCGGATCACGCGAGGCTAACAGTTGTATTCTCTCCCATAAGAATGCCTTGCTCTCAATTGGTTTCATGA